Proteins encoded by one window of Calidithermus timidus DSM 17022:
- a CDS encoding ComF family protein: protein MSPFLEALLGMRCPGCGGKLDLAGLCRSCRDELKPQHGPNLVYLGHYQRWGRVVRALKYGGKRDLLEALIPPLAVGVQQTWWTLHGVTAVPTLPHRKLARGYNQAELLGRALAKALELPYRETLTRQRYTPSQTRRRLSERGELPEDTFKARTVLQGCWLLVDDVITSGSTYRRARATLLGAGAQKVYGACIGVRNPNVLRDISL from the coding sequence ATGTCGCCGTTCCTGGAGGCACTGTTAGGGATGCGCTGCCCTGGCTGCGGGGGCAAGCTCGATCTGGCCGGACTCTGTAGGAGCTGTCGCGACGAGTTGAAGCCCCAGCATGGCCCCAACCTGGTTTATCTCGGCCACTACCAGCGCTGGGGGCGGGTAGTGCGGGCGCTGAAGTACGGGGGGAAGCGGGACCTGCTGGAGGCCCTTATCCCGCCCCTGGCCGTGGGAGTGCAGCAGACCTGGTGGACCCTGCACGGGGTCACCGCCGTGCCAACCCTTCCCCACCGCAAGCTGGCGCGAGGCTACAACCAGGCCGAGTTGCTGGGCCGGGCGCTGGCGAAGGCGCTCGAGCTGCCCTATCGGGAAACCCTCACCCGCCAGCGCTACACCCCCTCCCAGACCCGGCGTCGCCTCAGCGAGCGCGGTGAACTCCCCGAAGACACCTTCAAAGCCCGCACGGTCCTCCAGGGCTGCTGGCTGCTGGTGGACGACGTGATCACCAGCGGCAGCACCTACCGCCGCGCCCGTGCCACACTGCTGGGAGCTGGTGCCCAGAAGGTCTACGGCGCGTGCATTGGCGTGCGAAATCCCAATGTTCTCAGGGATATATCGCTATAA